One region of Citrus sinensis cultivar Valencia sweet orange chromosome 6, DVS_A1.0, whole genome shotgun sequence genomic DNA includes:
- the LOC102608437 gene encoding uncharacterized protein At5g39865: MGCASSKQKRCRHCKSPYSPVSRSYSMHVHHPPQTKGDSYHVVALRSSTLGSLKLDFKNQSSLVDIDLDADHHQQHDDDQKVSDNQCNGDLLDKFDKSKRKSEEFSTGLIRAKEWSNMIQEKIPKVVPKTPVRTPPGEPETINAWELMEGLEDVSPLRSPNHFRSFSFDFARGPSSLLDSDPSMSKLCEDVSAERKTMSMWLQMANGDDHGDSESNSKPFALEFDPDVIKTFRKSFQELSPRHPFHLRPLENDKLPAALDSLDVKKSNGAVLDHKCGKEKLVVYFTSLRGIRKTYEDCCHVRVILKGLGVRVDERDLSMHSGFKNELKELLGDGFSGGGLPRVFVGKKYIGGAEEIRRMHEEGQLEKVVEGCEMIDDGGRGNVGACEACGDVRFVPCETCSGSCKIYYEKEEEVEEDSEGGWVGEEADFGFQRCPDCNENGLTRCPICCF, encoded by the coding sequence ATGGGTTGTGCGAGTTCAAAGCAAAAGCGATGCCGGCACTGCAAGAGCCCGTACTCGCCGGTGTCGAGAAGTTACTCAATGCACGTTCATCACCCTCCTCAAACCAAAGGCGATAGCTACCATGTGGTGGCACTCAGATCATCCACGCTGGGTTCTCTCAAGCTGGACTTCAAGAATCAGAGCAGCCTTGTTGATATTGATCTTGATGCTGATCATCATCAGCAGCATGATGATGATCAAAAGGTTAGCGATAATCAATGTAATGGTGATCTTTTGGATAAGTTTGATAagagcaaaagaaaaagtgaagaaTTTTCAACGGGGTTAATTCGAGCAAAGGAATGGTCTAATATGATTCAAGAAAAAATCCCAAAAGTTGTGCCTAAAACCCCAGTTAGGACTCCACCTGGTGAGCCTGAAACTATCAATGCCTGGGAATTGATGGAGGGTCTTGAAGATGTTAGTCCATTGAGATCACCTAATCATTTTCgaagtttttcttttgattttgctAGGGGTCCAAGTTCTTTGTTGGATTCTGACCCTTCAATGTCTAAGCTATGTGAAGATGTTAGTGCTGAACGCAAAACCATGTCTATGTGGCTGCAAATGGCTAATGGTGATGATCATGGTGATAGTGAGTCTAATTCCAAGCCTTTTGCTTTGGAATTTGATCCGGATGTTATTAAAACATTTAGAAAATCATTTCAGGAGCTATCACCAAGGCATCCATTTCACCTCCGGCCATTGGAGAATGACAAGTTGCCGGCTGCATTAGATTCCTTGGATGTCAAGAAATCAAATGGGGCTGTTTTAGATCACAAATGTGGGAAAGAAAAGCTTGTCGTGTACTTCACTAGCCTTAGAGGAATTCGGAAAACATACGAGGATTGTTGCCATGTGAGAGTGATCTTGAAAGGCTTAGGTGTTAGAGTTGATGAGCGAGATTTATCAATGCATTCGGGGTTCAAGAATGAGCTAAAAGAGCTTTTGGGAGATGGGTTTAGTGGGGGAGGATTGCCAAGAGTGTTTGTGGGGAAAAAGTACATTGGTGGAGCTGAAGAGATACGGCGAATGCACGAGGAAGGACAGCTGGAGAAGGTGGTTGAAGGCTGTGAAATGATTGATGATGGCGGCAGAGGCAATGTTGGAGCTTGTGAAGCCTGTGGGGATGTAAGATTTGTGCCTTGTGAAACATGTTCAGGGAGCTGTAAAATTTACTAcgaaaaggaagaagaagtaGAAGAAGATAGTGAAGGAGGATGGGTCGGGGAAGAAGCTGACTTTGGCTTCCAAAGATGTCCTGATTGCAATGAGAATGGGCTAACCAGATGTCCCATATGTTGCTTTTAG
- the LOC102608732 gene encoding homeobox-leucine zipper protein HAT7 has product MAFPPHSFMFQSHEDNDHLPSPTSLNSLPAPHFFHGAPFMMKRSMSFSGVNDKCHEDHHVHGDEDLSDDGSQVGEKKKRLNLEQVKALEKSFELGNKLEPERKLQLARALGLQPRQIAIWFQNRRARWKTKQLEKDYEVLKKQFEALKADNDSLQAQNKKLHAELVSLKNKDSNNGQVIHLKKENEGSASNGSDNSSDINLDISRTQVITSPVSSSHLTSKQLFPTSTRPAAGSMTQLLQGSSIPDHLQCLKIDHHQMVQVQDESFCHMFNGIEEQQATASSFWQWPGQQNFH; this is encoded by the exons ATGGCTTTTCCTCCCCACAGTTTCATGTTCCAATCCCACGAAGACAATGACCATCTCCCTTCTCCAACTTCCCTCAACTCTCTCCCTGCTCCTCATTTCTTCCATG GTGCACCATTCATGATGAAGAGATCGATGTCGTTTTCTGGGGTGAATGACAAATGTCATGAAGATCATCATGTGCATGGAGATGAAGATTTGTCTGATGATGGATCACAAGTTggggagaagaagaagaggctGAATCTTGAGCAAGTTAAGGCGCTTGAGAAGAGCTTTGAGTTGGGTAACAAGCTTGAGCCTGAGAGGAAATTGCAGCTTGCTAGGGCCTTGGGGTTGCAGCCTAGACAAATAGCCATATGGTTTCAAAATAGGAGAGCCAGGTGGAAGACTaagcaattggagaaagatTATGAAGTTTTGAAGAAACAATTTGAAGCTCTCAAAGCTGACAATGATTCCCTTCAAGCTCAAAACAAGAAACTTCATGCTGAG TTAGTGTCCCTGAAGAATAAAGATTCAAATAATGGTCAAGTGATTCAtctgaagaaagaaaatgagggTTCAGCGAGCAATGGAAGTGACAACAGTTCGGATATCAACTTGGATATCTCAAGGACACAAGTGATAACAAGCCCTGTTTCGTCATCTCATTTAACAAGCAAGCAGCTCTTTCCCACATCAACTAGGCCCGCAGCTGGAAGCATGACTCAACTTCTACAAGGCTCATCAATTCCAGACCACCTCCAGTGCCTCAAAATTGATCATCATCAAATGGTTCAAGTACAAGATGAAAGCTTCTGTCACATGTTCAATGGCATTGAAGAGCAGCAAGCAACAGCTAGCAGCTTTTGGCAATGGCCTGGGCAACAAAATTTCCATTGA
- the LOC102609021 gene encoding serine/threonine-protein kinase PBL34-like → MGLGLEDFNGGALNVDKSKSKKKKDGESGVTGCWIKFRFIGGCLSSSSKTDGANSGTSTQYAESKSTNDTSRGQPVVPIGSSSTTSNAESTTPSTPKIGEELKISPQLRKFSFNELKSATKSFRPECLLGEGGFGCVYKGWINMNGTATVKPGTGLPVAVKTLNHDGLQGHKEWLAEVNYLGGLIHPNLVKLIGCCIEDDQRLLVYEFMPRGSLENHLFRRSLPLPWSIRMKIALDAAKGLAFLHEEAEKPVIYRDFKTSNILLDGEYNAKLSDFGLAKDGPEGDKTHVSTRVMGTYGYAAPEYVMTGHLTAKSDVYSFGVVLLEMLTGRRSMDKNRPNGEHNLVEWARPQLGERRRFYRLIDPCLEGCFSIKGAEKTIQLAASCLNRDQKARPRMSEVVEALKPLPYLKDMASSSSYVQAMQAERVRLNLNAKHGSRVPRKGQPTRSLSIPNAPHISPYHLNNPHYSPKPNVSQP, encoded by the exons ATGGGATTAGGTCTTGAGGATTTCAATGGGGGTGCTTTGAACGTGGATAAGtcaaaaagtaagaaaaagaaagatggtgAATCTGGAGTCACAGGATGTTGGATTAAGTTTAGGTTTATAGGAGGCTGCTTGTCTTCAAGTTCCAAAACGGACGGTGCCAATAGTGGCACTAGCACTCAATATG CGGAAAGTAAATCTACAAATGATACCAGTCGAGGTCAACCAGTTGTTCCTATAGGGTCATCTTCAACAACTAGCAATGCAGAAAGTACAACACCATCCACTCCCAAGATAGGCGAGGAACTGAAAATATCTCCTCAGCTTCGTAAATTCTCCTTCAATGAGCTTAAGTCAGCAACAAAGAGTTTTAGACCTGAGTGTCTTCTCGGTGAGGGTGGCTTTGGTTGCGTATATAAAGGTTGGATCAACATGAATGGTACAGCTACGGTGAAACCTGGCACTGGGCTACCTGTTGCTGTGAAGACCCTCAACCACGATGGACTTCAGGGTCATAAGGAATGGCTT GCTGAAGTTAATTATCTTGGTGGGCTCATCCACCCTAATCTGGTTAAGTTAATCGGTTGTTGCATTGAGGATGATCAAAGGCTGCTTGTATATGAGTTTATGCCTCGAGGAAGTTTGGAGAATCACCTCTTTAGAA GGTCTTTGCCTCTTCCCTGGTCCATCAGAATGAAAATTGCTCTTGATGCAGCGAAGGGCCTTGCCTTTCTTCATGAGGAAGCTGAAAAGCCAGTGATATATCGTGATTTTAAAACATCTAATATTCTCCTAGATGGG GAATACAATGCTAAGCTTTCAGATTTTGGACTAGCCAAAGATGGCCCGGAGGGTGATAAGACTCATGTATCTACCAGAGTGATGGGCACTTATGGCTATGCAGCACCTGAGTATGTGATGACAG GCCATCTTACTGCAAAAAGTGATGTCTACAGCTTTGGAGTGGTTTTACTTGAAATGTTGACTGGTCGAAGATCAATGGACAAAAATCGACCCAATGGAGAGCACAACCTGGTGGAATGGGCTAGGCCACAGCTTGGAGAGAGGCGAAGGTTCTACCGACTAATAGATCCTTGCCTTGAAGGATGCTTCTCAATCAAAGGTGCTGAGAAAACCATTCAGTTGGCTGCTAGTTGCCTTAACCGTGACCAAAAAGCCAGACCTCGGATGAGCGAAGTGGTTGAAGCACTTAAGCCCTTGCCATACCTTAAGGACATGGCCTCTTCTTCATCCTACGTCCAAGCCATGCAAGCTGAGCGTGTGAGGCTCAATCTGAATGCTAAACATGGCAGTAGAGTGCCGAGGAAAGGACAACCAACGAGGAGCCTTTCCATACCTAATGCTCCTCATATCTCTCCATATCACCTTAACAATCCTCATTACTCACCAAAACCGAATGTTTCACAACCCTAG